One genomic region from Rattus norvegicus strain BN/NHsdMcwi chromosome 10, GRCr8, whole genome shotgun sequence encodes:
- the Or3a1e gene encoding olfactory receptor Olr1512 encodes MQPNNRANGTTVTEFILLGLVETPQLWPVVFILFLLAYMITVGGNLSILAAVLVEPKLHTPMYFFLGNLSVMDVGCISVTIPSMLVRLLAHKLTVPYGDCLTQLFFFHLLAGVDCFLLTAMAYDRFLAICRPLTYSTRMNHSVQRILVASSWACAFSNALTHTVAISTLHFCGPNVINHFYCDLPQLFQLSCSSTQINELLLFGVGFIMAGTPMALIFTSYIHVAAAVLRIRSAEGRKKAFSTCSSHLTVVTIFYGTGMFNYMRLGSTKLSDKDKAIGIFNTVINPMLNPLIYSLRNPDVQAALWRVLTGRRSEA; translated from the coding sequence ATGCAGCCAAATAATAGAGCCAATGGGACCACTGTTACTGAGTTCATTCTGCTGGGATTGGTGGAGACACCACAGCTGTGGCCAGTTGTCTTCATACTCTTCCTCTTGGCTTATATGATAACAGTTGGGGGCAACCTGAGCATCCTGGCAGCTGTCTTGGTGGAACCCAAACTGCACacgcccatgtacttcttcctgggGAATCTGTCAGTGATGGATGTGGGGTGCATCAGTGTCACTATTCCCTCCATGTTGGTTCGGCTCTTGGCCCACAAGCTTACAGTTCCATATGGAGACTGCCTCACACAGCTCTTCTTTTTCCATCTGCTGGCTGGGGTTGACTGCTTCCTATTGACAGCCATGGCTTATGACCGCTTCCTGGCCATCTGCCGGCCCCTTACCTATAGCACCCGAATGAACCATTCAGTCCAGAGGATTTTGGTGGCTTCATCCTGGGCTTGTGCCTTCAGCAATGCACTGACCCACACTGTGGCCATATCCACACTTCACTTCTGTGGCCCCAATGTGATCAATCACTTCTACTGTGACCTTCCCCAGCTCTTCCAGCTCTCCTGCTCCAGCACCCAGATCAATGAGCTGCTGCTCTTTGGAGTGGGTTTCATAATGGCGGGAACCCCCATGGCACTCATTTTCACCTCCTACATCCACGTGGCAGCTGCTGTTCTGCGAATTCGCTCtgctgaaggcaggaagaaagctTTCTCCACATGCAGCTCTCACCTCACTGTGGTGACCATATTCTATGGCACAGGCATGTTTAACTACATGAGACTTGGTTCCACCAAACTTTCTGATAAGGATAAAGCTATTGGGATTTTCAACACTGTCATCAACCCTATGCTGAACCCACTCATCTACAGCCTCAGGAACCCTGATGTTCAGGCCGCCCTCTGGAGGGTACTCACAGGGAGACGGTCAGAAGCTTGA